Below is a window of Helicobacter sp. MIT 05-5293 DNA.
GTAGGGATTCAGCATTGTCATTTGTGTGGTGATCCTATTTCGCAGATGAGCCAGACAGATATTATTGCACAGATTCTGAAACTTCCTCCAGAATCTAAATTGATATTGTTTGCCCCTATTGTTAAAGAAAAAAAGGGAAGCTTCCAAGACAAGATTGAAGCACTACGCCAAAAGGGCTATGTGCGTGCGATGATTGATGGCGTGATGGTGAGATTAGATGAAGATATTGAACTTGCTAAGAATAAGAAGCACACAATTAAGGTCGTGATTGATCGTGTAACACTTACATCTGATAATCACCAGCGCATTGCTCAAGGTGTGGAAAAAGCACTTAAAGAATCTTATGGCGAGCTAGAAATAGAATTATTACACAATGATGAGAAGAAGTTTTTACATTATTCTGAACATTTTGCGTGTTTTAAATGCAAAGTTAGTTTTGAAGAGCCTGAACCTTTAGCCTTTTCTTTTAATTCGCCTAAAGGCGCGTGTGAGGATTGTTTGGGGCTTGGGGCAAAATACACTATTGATTTGAAAAAGATTCTCGACAAATCCCAGCCCTTTAATAAGGGAGGGATTAAAATCATTTTTGGCTTTAATCGCAATTATTATGCTGAATTATTTTATGCTTTTTGCAAGAGTGCTAAAATCGACCTTTCTCAAAGTTTTGAAGATTTGACAAGTTCTCAACAAAGTGCGCTTTTGTATGGGAGTGAAGAAGAGGTAGAAATCACTTGGAGTAAAAGTAAGCTCAAGCGTCCTTGGAAAGGGATTGTCCAAATTGCTTATGATATGTTTAAAGATGATAAGGATTTGGGTGAATACACCACGGAAAAGGTTTGTGGCACCTGCAAAGGGCATCGCCTCAAAAAAGAATCCTTAAGCGTTAAGGTGGGAGGATTGGGTATCGGTGAGCTGATTGATATGCCGATACAAGAAGTGTATGAATTTTTTGAAACTCAATCAAATTTTGACTATCTCAATGAACAAAGTCGATTGATTGCCCAACCTATATTTAAGGAAATCCGCGAAAGATTGTTTTTCCTTTATGATGTCGGTTTGGGGTATTTGACTTTGGGACGAGATGCTCGGAGTATCAGTGGTGGAGAATCCCAGCGTATCAGAATCGCTAGTCAAATAGGCAGCGGACTTTCGGGCGTGATGTATGTGCTTGATGAGCCAAGTATCGGTTTGCATGAACGCGATACATTGCGACTCATCAAAACTTTACGGAATCTGCAGGAAAAGGGTAATACCGTGATCGTTGTCGAACACGATAAAGAAACAATCCTAAGGGCAGATTATATTGTAGATATAGGACCAGAAGCGGGGCTTAAGGGAGGAGAAATCGTTTTTAGCGGAAAGGCAAAAGATTTGCTCGATTCCCAAACGCTCACTGCTCTTTATATCACAGGAAACAAGGTGATTTATTATCCGCACAATCGCCCACAAAAGCAATGGCTAACGATTAATAACATTAATATTCATAATATTCATAATCTCAATGTCAAAATCCCCCTATCCAATTTTGTATGTATCACAGGTGTGAGCGGTAGTGGCAAAAGCTCACTTATCCTTCAAACGCTTCTCCCAGTCGCTCAAGAGATTCTCAATAATGCTAGAAAGGTGCAAAAATGTGATGGCGTTGAGATTCTCGGTTTGGAACATCTTGATAAGGTGATTTATCTTGATCAAAGTCCTATAGGTCGAACGCCTCGCAGTAATCCAGCAACTTATACGGGTGTGATGCAAGAGATTCGTGCGCTTTTTTCTGAAGTCAAAGAATCTAAGGCGCGTGGCTATGGCGTAGGACGCTTTAGCTTTAATGTCAAAGGTGGGCGATGCGAGAAATGCCAAGGTGAGGGTGAAATCAGAATCGAGATGCACTTTTTGCCCGATGTGATGGTGAAATGCGATGCGTGTGGCGGCGCAAAATATAATCCACAAACGCTTGAGATTGTTTATAAGGGTAAGAATATCGCTGATGTTTTGGCAATGAGTGTTGATGAAGCAGTGGAGTTTTTTGCCAAAGTGCCCAGAATCGCTTCTAAATTACAAACGCTTAAAGATGTGGGCTTAGGCTATATTTTACTTGGGCAAAATGCTGTTACATTGAGTGGCGGAGAGGCTCAACGCATTAAACTTGCTAAGGAGCTTAGTCGAAAAGATACAGGACAAACTTTATATGTGCTTGATGAGCCTACAACAGGATTGCATTTTGCTGATGTGGATAAGCTGACAAAAGTTTTGCATCATCTTGTGGATTTAGGCAATTCAGTGATTGTGATTGAACACAATTTGGATTTGATTAAAAACGCGGATTATATTATTGATATGGGACCCGAAGGAGGAGAGGGAGGAGGGAAAATTGTCGATAGTGGCACGGTTGAACATATGATTGCTCATTATCAAAAAAGTGGCAGTTACACAGGACAATTTCTTTCTTATGAATGTGAATCTTATCATTCCTTGCCCTCTAAAAACACAAAAAAAACGAAAGGATAAGTAATGAAGTTTGATATATTATTTGGCGGTGTGAGCTATGAACATGAAATCAGCATCGTAAGTGCTATTGCATTGAAAAAGGTGTTGGGAGAGTATATTGAGCATTTTATTTTTCTTGATTCTTCGCATCGCTTTTATTTGATACCTGCAGATTCTATGAAGTCAAAACTTTTCAGTTCAGGTGAATACAAGCAATGTAAAGAAATTTTTCTCCAACGCGGCTCATTTGAAACAAAAGGCGTTTTTGGCACAAAAAGAGTAATGCCTAATGTCATCATTAGTCTTATACATGGGGCAGATGGCGAAGATGGCTCAATCAGCGCAATGCTTGATTTTTATCATTTGCGCTATATCGGTCCACGCATAGAATCTAGCGTAATGAGTTTTAATAAGATTCTCACAAAACTTTATGCTGCTCAAAGAGGTGTTAAAACACTTGATTATGAGGTGCTTACGCGTTCTTGTAATACACCTCAAAAGCTTTCATTTCCTTTGATTCTTAAACCCGCAAGATTGGGAAGTTCTATCGGTGTGAGTGTCGTTAAAGAAGAAAAAGATTTAGATTATGCGAGAGATTTAGCATTTGAATATGACGATCATATCGTAGTCGAATCATTCAAAAGCGGTGTGAAAGAATACAATCTCGCAGGTTGCAAAGTGGGTGATACCTTTCGTTTTTCGATTATTGAAGAACCCTCCAAAAAAGAATTGCTTGATTTTGAAAACAAATATTTAGATTTTTCACGCACTGCACAAGTATTAAAGGCTGATATAAGCCAAGAGTTGGAACAAGAGATTCAAAATAATTTTATCAAACTTTACGAAAATGCTTTTGAGGGCGCACTGATTCGATGTGATTTTTTTGTGATCGATTCTGAAGTGTATTTGAATGAAATCAATCCTATTCCGGGTTCAATGGCGAATTATTTATTTGAAGATTTTGCACAGGTGCTTCAAGATTTAGCGTGTAATTTGCCAAAAAAACACCCAATCAAGGTAAGCTATCAATATATTGAGAAAATTCATTACGCTAAGGGTAAATAATGTCTATAAAGCAGATGCAAAATGGCTAAAAAGACAATCAAATATCGCGACACAGATTTTGATTTGAGCTATGAGATTTTGTGTGCGCAGACCTCCTCTTCGCCTGCAATGTTATTTTTGCATGGTTGGGGAAGTAATAAGGAGGTAATGAAAGTTGCTTTTGCTCAAACATTCCAACAATATCATCACATTTATTTAGATATGCCCGGTTTTGGTAATAGTCCTAATGAAACACCTCTTTACACGCAAGATTATGCTCATATTGTTAAATTATTTTTGGAGCAGATTGAATATCAAGTTGAAATCATTGCAGGACATAGCTTTGGAGGAAAAGTAGGGATATTGTGCGCTCCTAAGGAGATGATTCTGTTAAGTTCGGCTGGTATTAAAATTGCCAAATCTCTTAAAGTGCGATGTAAGATTTATCTTGCTAAACTTTTGGGACAGCTTGGGCTTAAGGGTATTACAAAGAGATTCCGTTCTCAAGATGCAAAAGAAATGAATGAGGGTATGTATCAAACATTTAAGAATGTTGTTGATGAGGATTTTTCTGATCAATTCGTAGCTTACAAAGGTAGGGCAAGTGTTTTTTGGGGTAAAAATGACACTACTACCCCTTTATTTTGCGGCTATAAAATCGCTAATCTTATCGAAGATAGTCGATTCTTTGCTTTAGAAGGCGATCATTATTTTTTCTTGAAACAAGGTGAGAAGATTCAGAAACTTTATGAAGGGAGAGAAGAAAATGGATAAAACATTATATGAATTTTTGATATTTGGAAAAGTTCAAGGTGTAGGTTATCGCCGTTTTATAAAAAGTAAAGTCGAGCAGATTAATCTTCAGGGTGTATTGATCGAAGGAAGCATTAAGAATCTTAAAGATGGCAGTGTGCGAGTGATTGCAAGAGGAGATGAAGAATCAATCCAAACGCTAAGACGTTATCTTGAAGTTGGTCCAATTAGAAGTAGTATCACACAGATTCAATCACGGATTATCGGTGAAGATGAGTGTAAAGAGCATACTTTTAATTTAGATGGTTTTAATGTTATAGAATAGGAAAAAAAATGGAAGATAAGCTGATTATAGCTATTATTGCGCAATGGCTTTTTATCTTTTGCCTTGCGTATTATGTGATGACAAATTTACAATGGTATAATTATAGTTTTAAACGTGTATTATTGATGCACCATAAGATTCAATGGCACTTTTATTACGCTATTTTACCTCTTGCAGCATATATAGGGATATTTTTTATTCCTAATCAGACAGGTCTTTACTTGCTTTTAGCTTTGGGTGCGCTTTATTTTTTAGGCATTGTAATTTGGACAATCAGGCTTGATAAGCGTTTAGTTTTTACCTCGAGGGTTGTAAAGTTTTTTATTATTTTATTAATTTTTATGATTATTAATGAAATCCTTTGCTTTTTCTTAGAATTAGAATCTGCTTTGTTATCTTTGATGGCTTTGCTGTTTGCAAGTGTGATTTCAAAAATCTATGAAAATACATTGCTCAATCGTTTCATTATTATTGCAAAAGAAAAACTTGATATTATGTCAAATCTTACAATTATCAGTGTTACGGGAAGCTATGGAAAAACAAGCATCAAAAACTTTCTTGCACAGATTCTGCGAGAAAAATATAGTGTTTATGCGACACCAAGAAGTGTGAATACACATACAGGCATTGTGGCGGACATTAATAAGAATCTTGACTATACGACAGAGATTTATATTGCTGAAGCAGGTGCGCGTTTAAAAGGTGATATTGAAGTTATCGCGAAATTTTTGAATCCTCAATATGCGGTTATTGGCGAAATAGGAGAGCAACATTTAGAGTATTTTAAGAGCCTTGATAATATCGTTGAGACAAAATTTGAGTTGCTTCAAAGTGCGCGACTCAAGAAAGCTTTTGTGTTTGGGGATAATCCTAAACCCTCCCATCTCTCTTTAGATACAGAATCTAAAATTCGTTATTTCCCTGATAAGGTGAGAAATGTGAATGCCACTTTGGAGGGGACAACATTTGAGTTGTATATCAATAATCAATGGTATTTGTTTGAAACCATGATATTAGGTGCATTTAATGTCGTCAATTTGAGCGCGGCGATTTATGTGGGATTAGAATTGGGATTAAAAATTGAAGAGATTCAAAAAAGTGTGAAACGCATTCAGCCAATCCCGCATCGTCTCAATAAGATTCAGACAAATCAGAAGATTATTATTGATGATGGATTCAATGGGAATCTTAAAGGAATGAAAGAGGCAATTCGGCTTTGCTCACTCTATCAAGGGCGTAAAATTATTGTTACACCGGGTATCATAGAAAGCACTAAAGAAGCTAATATAGAATTAGCCGAAGCGATTGATAAAGTTTTTGATATTGCTATTATCACGGGTGAGCTTAATAGTAAGATTCTCGCTTCTCATATCAAGACGACACAGAAGATCATTATTAAAGACAAATCTATTTTAGAAGATATGCTCAAGTCTTGTTCTCAACCTAATGATTTGGTATTGTTTAGTAATGATGCGCCGGGTTATATTTAGGCATATCTTGTAGGAGGGAGATAATGGAGAGAATCTATGCACCTTGGCGGAGTGAATATTTTGGCTCAAAAGAGCAAGGGTGTGTGTTTTGTGAAATCGCACAGCATTGCGAAGATGATGAAGTAAATCGCGTGATTTATCGTGATGAACATGTCTTTGCGGTGATGAATCGTTATCCGTATAGTCCCGGTCATTTTATGCTTTTACCACATCAACATTGTGATTCGCCTGAAAAATTGCCTTTGGAGGTTTGGCTGCATTTGCATAAACTTTCTTTTAAAGCAATGGATTTACTTTATGAATACGGC
It encodes the following:
- a CDS encoding D-alanine--D-alanine ligase; amino-acid sequence: MKFDILFGGVSYEHEISIVSAIALKKVLGEYIEHFIFLDSSHRFYLIPADSMKSKLFSSGEYKQCKEIFLQRGSFETKGVFGTKRVMPNVIISLIHGADGEDGSISAMLDFYHLRYIGPRIESSVMSFNKILTKLYAAQRGVKTLDYEVLTRSCNTPQKLSFPLILKPARLGSSIGVSVVKEEKDLDYARDLAFEYDDHIVVESFKSGVKEYNLAGCKVGDTFRFSIIEEPSKKELLDFENKYLDFSRTAQVLKADISQELEQEIQNNFIKLYENAFEGALIRCDFFVIDSEVYLNEINPIPGSMANYLFEDFAQVLQDLACNLPKKHPIKVSYQYIEKIHYAKGK
- a CDS encoding HIT domain-containing protein; amino-acid sequence: MERIYAPWRSEYFGSKEQGCVFCEIAQHCEDDEVNRVIYRDEHVFAVMNRYPYSPGHFMLLPHQHCDSPEKLPLEVWLHLHKLSFKAMDLLYEYGAMGINMGMNIKKAGGAGIPEHLHLHFVPRYIGDTNFMTSVADTRTYGIDFQSVYSKVKSLAQKHFTI
- a CDS encoding acylphosphatase, with the protein product MDKTLYEFLIFGKVQGVGYRRFIKSKVEQINLQGVLIEGSIKNLKDGSVRVIARGDEESIQTLRRYLEVGPIRSSITQIQSRIIGEDECKEHTFNLDGFNVIE
- the murF gene encoding UDP-N-acetylmuramoyl-tripeptide--D-alanyl-D-alanine ligase, which encodes MEDKLIIAIIAQWLFIFCLAYYVMTNLQWYNYSFKRVLLMHHKIQWHFYYAILPLAAYIGIFFIPNQTGLYLLLALGALYFLGIVIWTIRLDKRLVFTSRVVKFFIILLIFMIINEILCFFLELESALLSLMALLFASVISKIYENTLLNRFIIIAKEKLDIMSNLTIISVTGSYGKTSIKNFLAQILREKYSVYATPRSVNTHTGIVADINKNLDYTTEIYIAEAGARLKGDIEVIAKFLNPQYAVIGEIGEQHLEYFKSLDNIVETKFELLQSARLKKAFVFGDNPKPSHLSLDTESKIRYFPDKVRNVNATLEGTTFELYINNQWYLFETMILGAFNVVNLSAAIYVGLELGLKIEEIQKSVKRIQPIPHRLNKIQTNQKIIIDDGFNGNLKGMKEAIRLCSLYQGRKIIVTPGIIESTKEANIELAEAIDKVFDIAIITGELNSKILASHIKTTQKIIIKDKSILEDMLKSCSQPNDLVLFSNDAPGYI
- a CDS encoding alpha/beta hydrolase, which translates into the protein MAKKTIKYRDTDFDLSYEILCAQTSSSPAMLFLHGWGSNKEVMKVAFAQTFQQYHHIYLDMPGFGNSPNETPLYTQDYAHIVKLFLEQIEYQVEIIAGHSFGGKVGILCAPKEMILLSSAGIKIAKSLKVRCKIYLAKLLGQLGLKGITKRFRSQDAKEMNEGMYQTFKNVVDEDFSDQFVAYKGRASVFWGKNDTTTPLFCGYKIANLIEDSRFFALEGDHYFFLKQGEKIQKLYEGREENG
- the uvrA gene encoding excinuclease ABC subunit UvrA yields the protein MKNFGQIDIVGARENNLKNISLSIPKNQLIVFTGLSGSGKSTLAFDTLYAEGQRRYIESLSSYARQFLDKVGKPDVDKIEGLTPAIAIDQKTTSKNPRSTVGTITEIYDYFRLLYARVGIQHCHLCGDPISQMSQTDIIAQILKLPPESKLILFAPIVKEKKGSFQDKIEALRQKGYVRAMIDGVMVRLDEDIELAKNKKHTIKVVIDRVTLTSDNHQRIAQGVEKALKESYGELEIELLHNDEKKFLHYSEHFACFKCKVSFEEPEPLAFSFNSPKGACEDCLGLGAKYTIDLKKILDKSQPFNKGGIKIIFGFNRNYYAELFYAFCKSAKIDLSQSFEDLTSSQQSALLYGSEEEVEITWSKSKLKRPWKGIVQIAYDMFKDDKDLGEYTTEKVCGTCKGHRLKKESLSVKVGGLGIGELIDMPIQEVYEFFETQSNFDYLNEQSRLIAQPIFKEIRERLFFLYDVGLGYLTLGRDARSISGGESQRIRIASQIGSGLSGVMYVLDEPSIGLHERDTLRLIKTLRNLQEKGNTVIVVEHDKETILRADYIVDIGPEAGLKGGEIVFSGKAKDLLDSQTLTALYITGNKVIYYPHNRPQKQWLTINNINIHNIHNLNVKIPLSNFVCITGVSGSGKSSLILQTLLPVAQEILNNARKVQKCDGVEILGLEHLDKVIYLDQSPIGRTPRSNPATYTGVMQEIRALFSEVKESKARGYGVGRFSFNVKGGRCEKCQGEGEIRIEMHFLPDVMVKCDACGGAKYNPQTLEIVYKGKNIADVLAMSVDEAVEFFAKVPRIASKLQTLKDVGLGYILLGQNAVTLSGGEAQRIKLAKELSRKDTGQTLYVLDEPTTGLHFADVDKLTKVLHHLVDLGNSVIVIEHNLDLIKNADYIIDMGPEGGEGGGKIVDSGTVEHMIAHYQKSGSYTGQFLSYECESYHSLPSKNTKKTKG